CAACCACCTCGTCTGTGCCCACTGAATCAaccacctccaccacctcctccaccaccacctcTGCCACCTCCGCCACCCCCACCGAGTCCACCACATCCACCACCAGTTCTTCAACCACGTCAGCCGCTCCCATTGAATCAACCACATCCACCATCACCTCAACCACCTCCATCACCCCCACGGGgtccaccacctccaccacctcAGCTGCCCCGACTGAGTCCACCACCTCCACCATCAGCGCCTCAACCATCTCATCCACCTCGGCTGCCCCGACTGAGTCCACCATGTCCACCTCCACCTCAACCACCTCCACCACAGAGTCCACCCCCACTGCGTCCGTGGTGTCCACCTCAACCTCAACCACCTCCTCTGTGCCCACTGAATCAACCAtctccaccaccacctcctcaACCACCTCGTCCACCCCCACCGAGTCAACCACGTCCATCATCAGCGCTTCAACCACATCAGCTGCTTCCACCGAATCAACCATGtccaccaccagcacctcaACCTCCTCAACCACCTCGGCCGTTCCCACTGAATCAACCACGcccaccaccacctccaccacccCCACCGAGTCCACCATGTCCACCACCAGCTCTTCAACCACATCAGCCGCTCCCATTGAATCAACCACATCCACCAGCACCTCAACCACCTCCATCACCCCCACCGGCTCCACCACCACCTCAACCACCTCGACCGTGCCCACTGAATCAACCACATCCACCACCGGgtccaccacctccaccacgTCAGGTGCACCCACTGAGTCCACCGTGTCCACCACCAGATCTTCAACCACGTCAGCCGCCCCCACCTCCTCCACCACCTCAGCTGCGCCTACCGAATCAACCACctccaccaccagcacctcaACCACTTCATCCACCTCAGCCGTCCCCACCGAGTCCACCACCTCCACCAGCACCTCAACCTCCTCAACCACCTCGGCCGGTCCCACTGAATCAACCACTcccaccaccacctccaccacccCCACCGAGTCCACCATGTCCACCACCAGCTCTTCAACCACATCAGCCGCTCCCATAGAATTGACCACGTCCACCAGCACCTCAACCACCTCGGTCGCGCCTACTGAATCGACCACGTCCATCACTACCTCAACCACCTCCATCACCCCCACCGGCTCCACCATGTCCACCACCTCAGCTGCACCCACTGAGTCCAATACGTCCACCATCAGCACCTCAACCACCTCATCCACCTCAGCCATCCCCGTCACCTCCACCACGTCCACCTCAACCTCAACCACCTCAGCCGGCCCTACTGTGTCAGCCACGTCCACCACGTCCACTCCCACCTCAACCACATCGGCCACCCCCACCGAATCAACCATCTCCACTTCCTCCTCAACCACCTCAGCTGCCCCTACTGAATCAACCACGTCCACCACCACCTCAACCACCTCGGCTGGGCCCTCGAATCAACCACGTCCATCACCACCACAACCACGACCGCCACCCCCACTGAATCAACCACGTCCACCACTGAGTCCACCACCTTCACCACCTCCACCACCCCCACCGAGTCCACCACGTCCACCACCAGCTCTTCAACCACATCAGCTGCCCCCACCGAATCAACCATGTCCACCACCAGCATCTCAACAACCTCGACTACCTCGGCCCATCCCACTGAATCAACCACGtccaccaccacctccaccaccaccaccgaGTCCACCACGtccaccaccagcacctcaACCACACTGGCCACTCCCACCGAATCAACCATGTCCACCACGTCCTCCACCACCTCATCTGCACCCACTGAGTCCACTACATCCGCCACCAGCACCTCAACCACCTCCACCACAGAGTCCACCCCCACCGAGTCTACGATGTCCACCTCCACCTCAACCACCTCAGCCACTCCCACTGAGTCAACCccctccaccacctcctcaaCCACCTCAGCTGCACCCATCGAATCAACCACATCCACCACCTCGTCCACCTCCTCTGCCATACTTACCGCGTCCACCACGCCCACCACCAGCTCAACCACCTTGGCTGGTCCCACCGAATCAACCACACACACCTCAAGCACCTCGGCCACCCTCACTGAGTCAACCACGtccaccacctcctccaccACCGAGTCCACCCCCACCGAGTCCACCTCAACCACCTCTGCCACACCCACCGAGTCCACCACGTCCATCACCACCTCAACCACCTCAACCACTTCGGCCAGGCCCACTGAATCCACCACGTCAACCACCTCTTCCACCACATTGTCCATCCCCACTGAGTCAACCACATCCACTGCCTCAACACCTTCAACCCCCTCAACCGTGTCCACCACCTCAaccacctccaccacctccaccacctcAACGACCTCAaccacctccaccacctccaccacctcAACCCCATCAaccacctccaccacctccaccacctcAACGCCCTCAACCACTTCAACCACCTCCACCACCTCAACTCCATCAACCACCTCAACCACCTCCACCACCTCAACCCCATCAACCACGTCCACCACAACCACCACCTCAACCCCATCAACCACGTCCACCACAACCACAACCACCACTACAACCACCACtacaaccaccaccaccaccacaactACAGCCACGAGTCCAGGTGAGTCTTCCTCCTTGGTGGCCCTCCATAGCCACGTCCCTTCTCCCCGTCCTGCTCCCAGCATTCTCCATGTGGCTCCTGGGGTTTCTCCAGGCCGTGTCACATCTCCTGTGTCCTCGGCTCCCTCTCCCAGGTCAGTGCCAGAATGGTGGCACCTGGGAAGATGGCAAGTGCGTGTGTCCCGAGGGGTTCCAAGGTGACTTCTGTGAGGAGCTCATCTGCCAAAACGGGGGCACCTGGGCCAACGGCTTCTGCCAGTGCCCCCCCAATTTCCAAGGGGACAGGTGTGAGACCGCCAAGGACATCGTGGAGATCAAAGATGGTAGGGAACTGCCCTAAGGTTCCATGGGGTGGCCACCAGACCAGGACCTGGGCTGAGGTCACCTCCGAGGGGTCAGGCGGGGGTTGGAGTGAGGGTGTGACCTGGGAATGGGACCACCATGGAGGGACTGACCCCGCAATGGGGTTGGGTCACCACAGAGGCACCAAGCGAGAAATGGGGTCACCTTGGTGAGACTGAcctgggtttggggtcaccgTGGAGGGACCAAGGTGCTCACCTGACCAAGTTCaccaggggtgggatggggacaccagggtCTCTTCCTTACGGGTCTCCTCTGCTTGGCCAAGTGACGATGAACGCGACGGTGGCGATGACGACCAAAATCGAAAAGGAATTTAATGAAAATCTCACCGATCCAACTTCAGAGGCTTACCAGAAGTTTAATGCCACGTTCCAGAAGCAGGTCAGGACCCAGCGATGCCAGGGgtgaccctggggacagccccttGAGGGGGTTACGTGGACCATGATGGGGGCCTGGATCTCCTCTGGCTTCTCTTTGTCTTCCAGATGCAGGAGCTTTATAAAGATATCGAGGGGTTCGATCATGTGGAGATCAGAAAGCTGAGGTGAGCCTCCACCGGTGGCCAGGTGGGATCCTGACCCTCTCCTGAGCTTTggtggggtggtttggggtgaagGGACCCATGGGGGTCAGTTTGAGGTGATTCCCTTCAAGCTTGGAGCATCCACATCCCTCCAAGCCACATTGTGTCCGTGGAGTTCCTCCAGGACGGTCCAGCCCCGTGTAACCGTGGTGTCCCTCCATACTGGACATCCCACACTGGTCCCAGTTTGGTCTAGAACCAAGCGCTGCCCCTTCTCCTCGCAGCTCGGGCAGCATCGTGGTGGACTATGAAGTCATCCTGAAGATCCCCGCCACTTCCAAGGCCGAGGAGATGGTGAGCATCATCTCGGAGAACCTCGTTGCCGCCATCCAAAACTACAACTGCAGCGAGAACTGCACAGGGGACGACTGTGAGTGACCCCGGTGGTCACCGCCACCATCACCAGGTCCTCACTGGGGGTGGGTGGCCTTGGGGGTGGTtgcccaccagcagctcctctctccatgccAGGTGTCTGCTTCAACACCAACTTCACCTCTGTCCTCAACTCTACCGTGCAACCGCTGGAAGGAAGTAAGTGAAGCC
This region of Camarhynchus parvulus unplaced genomic scaffold, STF_HiC, whole genome shotgun sequence genomic DNA includes:
- the LOC115916344 gene encoding mucin-5AC-like; the protein is MSTTSTSTTSSTSAIPTDSTTSTPTPTSTTSAGPTQSTTSTTSASTISSSSTAPTESTTSTTSTSTTLTAPTESTTSTSTSTTSTTESTHTESTMSTSTSTTSTTSSVPTESTTSTTSSTTTSATSATPTESTTSTTSSSTTTSTTSITPTGSTTTSTTSTVPTESTTSTTGSTTSTTTSTTSSTSAVPTESTTSTSTSTSSTTSAGPTESTTPTTTSTTPTESTMSTTSSSTTSAAPIELTTSTSTSTTSVAPTESTTSITTSTTSITPTGSTMSTTSAAPTESNTSTISTSTTSSTSAIPVTSTTSTSTSTTSAGPTVSATSTTSTPTSTTSATPTDTSITTTTTTATPTESTTSTTESTTFTTSTTPTESTTSTTSSSTTSAAPTESTMSTTSISTTSTTSAHPTESTTSTTTSTTTTESTTSTTSTSTTLATPTESTMSTTSSTTSSAPTESTTSATSTSTTSTTESTPTESTMSTSTSTTSATPTESTPSTTSSTTSAAPIESTTSTTSSTSSAILTASTTPTTSSTTLAGPTESTTHTSSTSATLTESTTSTTSSTTESTPTESTSTTSATPTESTTSITTSTTSTTSARPTESTTSTTSSTTLSIPTESTTSTASTPSTPSTVSTTSTTSTTSTTSTTSTTSTTSTTSTPSTTSTTSTTSTPSTTSTTSTTSTPSTTSTTSTTSTPSTTSTTTTTSTPSTTSTTTTTTTTTTTTTTTTTTTTATSPGQCQNGGTWEDGKCVCPEGFQGDFCEELICQNGGTWANGFCQCPPNFQGDRCETAKDIVEIKDGRELP